The region CCGTCTGTGCTGCCTGTTGCCGCCGCCATGGCAACCGCCGGAGCTGCAGGAAGCGCTGGCGCGGCACGAACGGGAGCGAGCCCATCGCCACGAGAGCGCCGCCGAAGCCGCCGCGGACGCCGACATTCCGCTGAACGGCTACAGCGGTCTCGCGGCGATGGTGCGTTTGCTGTTCGACCGGCGCGTCGATTGCACGGTCGAGATGACCACGCCCGCCGCGTATCTGCCGGCGTCGCTGCTGAGCGCGACGCCCGGCACCGGCGTCACCGCGCCGATGGTTCCGCTGAGCGCCGCCGCATTGCCGGCCGGCGTGCGCTATCGCGGTCTGCGGCTTGGCCAGACGGCCTGGCTCGCGGTGCGCTCCGAGGCGTTCACGCAACCTGCCGTGGACGACGATGCCGCGCAGCCCGAGCTTCGCACGGTCAGCTATGCGATCGCGGGCGATCCGCCAGGAGCGCTGCAATGAGCACGCCTGGCACGATCGGCAATATGGCCAACATCGGCATCACGCGCATCGAGAAGATCGACGGCCCCGCGCCGGCGGTGTTCCTGCACGTCGCGATCTTTTTGCCGGGCGGCTACCTCATCGGCGCGGAGCGTTTTCGCGCGACTAAAATCAGCGGCCAGGAACAGGTCTCGCAGCCGTTCGAGTTCCAGCTCGAACTACGCGCCGACACGGTCACCGGCAACGCGCCGCCGGTGCGTTTCGAGCAGTTGATCGGCCGGCCGGTGACCTTCGGGATCGACCGGCCGGACTTCCGGCTGCCCAACGACAGCACGCTCGACGCGCTCGCCGGCGCGTCCAACGATCGCTTCGCCGCGGCGCTTGGCGGCGGCGCGGCGGACCCGACGCTGTCGCTGTTCAACGGTATCGTCACGTCGTTCTCGATGAGCGAGCCGGGCGTCTACAAGGCCAGCGTCAAGCCGGCGCTGTGGAAGCTCACGCTCACCAACCGCTACCGGATGCTGGTGCAGCAGAGCGTCGCGCAGGCGATCGAAACCTTGATGCGCGAGCACGGCGTGACGTTCTCGCTGAACGGCATCGCCGGCACGCACAACCTTGCGCAGACGCGCGTGCAGGACTGGATGCAGGCCGGCGAATCGGACTACGCGCTGTTGCAGCGTCTGATGGCCAAGGCGCAGATTCATTATTTCTTCACGCATACCGGCGACAGCCACACGGTGGTGTTTTCCAACCGCCCGCAATATCAGCCAATTCCGTTCGACCGGCCGCTGCGCTACACGTCGACCGACACGAGCGCGCTCGGCGTCTCGCAGGCCGACGTGGTGTCGCAATACACGTACGAACAGTCGCTCGTGACGAGCGGCGTGGAATGCGTGCTCGCGCGCCAGCAGGAATCGTGGGACGTGGACGCGATTCCGACGTTCCAGACGTTCGCGGCCACGCCGGCCGATTCGGGTGACCTGCCGTTCGTGCAGTACCGTCAGTTCCAGTACGGCGTGAGCGACTGGCAGGCGCGCGAAACGCTCGGCCTGTCCGAAGCGTCGCGGCGCGGCTCCGCCGAAAAGTTCTCCGGCGCGAGCACCTGCGCGCAGATGCGCGTGGGCCACAGCTTCCTGCTGCAGATGCCGGCCGGCGGCGCGGCCGGTCAAACCATCCAGCCGTCGCTCGACGAACAGCGTTTCGTGCTCACCCAGGTCTCGCACGACGCGAGCCTCGACGGCGACTATCACAACAGCTTCAGCGCGACCGATCCGTCGAGCCTGATCACGCCGTTCTCGATCGAACAGACGCAGCAGGGCTCGCTGCTCGCCACGGTGGTGGACGCGGACGGCAGCACCGCGCCGAAAGACTGGCGCTATTACACCAGGCAGAACTTCGAGATGGTCACGAGCAATCAGACCGATCGCGATGCGAGTCCCGCGACGCTGAATGCGAAAGGCGTCTACGTGAATTTCGCCACGGATCGCGCGCTGAATGCGGCCGCGCAACCGGTGTGGGTGAAGCTCGCCGGGCACATGCAGACGGTGCCGGAAGTCGGCGTGACGGTGGTGGTGGCGCGCGCGCAGGACGAGTCGGAGTTGCCGGAGATCCAGAGCATCGTGCATGCGAACGGCTCGCACGTGGTGACGCCGTCGGGCTGGACCGCGAATACGTCAGTGGGCAACAACTATTCGACGTCGTACAGCGACAGCAAGAGCATCCGCTTCGGCGCGACCTCGGACGTGAGCGACAGCACGCTCGACACGGCGATCGATCAGGTCACGAGCGCCTACGCGAGCGGCCAGTATCGCGACGCCAGCTATTCGCAGGGCGGCAGCTACAGCTATGCGGTCTCCGAGAACAAGGAGAAGGGACTGCTGAGCCGGTCGTATTCGTACGGCAGCAGCTTCGGCCATAGCTGGGCGTTGCAGCAGCAGAATTTCTCGGCGGTGGGCAGCACGTACAACCAGAGCGTGGTCGGCAAGTCGAGCCCGGATGCCGCGCAGCCGTCGCCGTCGCCCGCGCCGGACGCGGTCAGCGTCAGCGTGAACGACGTGTTCGGCGACACCTACGGCACGTCGTCGAACTTCGGCAACGTGAAGAACTACAGCACGGTCACGGGCGATTCGTTGTCCGAGAGCACCGTGACGGGCGTCAGCACGTCCAAATCGACCATCACCGAAAGCCGTTCGACCTCGGTCGTCGGCAAGTCGACCAACAGCAGCACGACCGGCGTGTCGGAAAACAGCAGTATCACCGGCACGTCGAGCGGCACCAACGTGATCGGCTCGTCGACCGAACACTCGACGATCGGCAGCTCGCACAGCAATTCGCTGACCGGCACCCAGAACAGCACGAGCGTGACCGGCAGCGCGGATGTGACGAACATCACGGGCATGTCGTCGTCGACCTCGATGACCGGCGTGCAGACTTCGATGAACATGGTCGGCGTGTCGAACTCGATCGACATGCAGGGCGCGGTCTCGTCGGTCAGCATGGTCGGCGCGTCGAATCGCGTGAACATGTCCGGCGTGACGTCGGACGTGACGCTCGCGGGCGTGCAGAGCCAGGTG is a window of Paraburkholderia sp. D15 DNA encoding:
- a CDS encoding contractile injection system protein, VgrG/Pvc8 family, coding for MSTPGTIGNMANIGITRIEKIDGPAPAVFLHVAIFLPGGYLIGAERFRATKISGQEQVSQPFEFQLELRADTVTGNAPPVRFEQLIGRPVTFGIDRPDFRLPNDSTLDALAGASNDRFAAALGGGAADPTLSLFNGIVTSFSMSEPGVYKASVKPALWKLTLTNRYRMLVQQSVAQAIETLMREHGVTFSLNGIAGTHNLAQTRVQDWMQAGESDYALLQRLMAKAQIHYFFTHTGDSHTVVFSNRPQYQPIPFDRPLRYTSTDTSALGVSQADVVSQYTYEQSLVTSGVECVLARQQESWDVDAIPTFQTFAATPADSGDLPFVQYRQFQYGVSDWQARETLGLSEASRRGSAEKFSGASTCAQMRVGHSFLLQMPAGGAAGQTIQPSLDEQRFVLTQVSHDASLDGDYHNSFSATDPSSLITPFSIEQTQQGSLLATVVDADGSTAPKDWRYYTRQNFEMVTSNQTDRDASPATLNAKGVYVNFATDRALNAAAQPVWVKLAGHMQTVPEVGVTVVVARAQDESELPEIQSIVHANGSHVVTPSGWTANTSVGNNYSTSYSDSKSIRFGATSDVSDSTLDTAIDQVTSAYASGQYRDASYSQGGSYSYAVSENKEKGLLSRSYSYGSSFGHSWALQQQNFSAVGSTYNQSVVGKSSPDAAQPSPSPAPDAVSVSVNDVFGDTYGTSSNFGNVKNYSTVTGDSLSESTVTGVSTSKSTITESRSTSVVGKSTNSSTTGVSENSSITGTSSGTNVIGSSTEHSTIGSSHSNSLTGTQNSTSVTGSADVTNITGMSSSTSMTGVQTSMNMVGVSNSIDMQGAVSSVSMVGASNRVNMSGVTSDVTLAGVQSQVTISSESHTISLAGPGLRISEEAAVPEIKMSNATITIVGVIQIYL